ATGGTTATCGCAAGCCTTATAATTAACCTGGATAGTAATTTCTAAATACTTTTACATATATGTTCGATTGACTGCAGGCGTTGCTATGCTCTTAAAAAACAGTACTGATACTATTTCTACCACTTCTCCATCTCGATCATGCATCCGGACCAGCGAGCATGCAGTGTCTGATGTAGTGGGAACGATTCTGATGGTTACGATTACAGTAATCATGGCGTCCCTTATCAGCATGAGCGTTTTTGCAATAAATCCCCCTCCAGATGTTCCCCAGATAAATTACAATGTACAGAATAACGGATCTCTGGTAGATCTGGTTCACATGGGAGGTGAACCTGTAGAGGTATCTGATCTGAGATTTATACATGAGGGCCAGGAGATCAATATCAGCAACATATCGCAGATCAACGAAACAGGAACCTGGAGAATCGGCACGGTAATCTCCCTGGATGCAGATACCACCCGTATAGTTATTGTCCACATCCCTTCACAGGAGCTTATCAGATGAGATCCCTGAAAGATGATGATAGTGCAGTATCGGTTGTTATTGGCACAGTCCTGATTCTGGCAATACTAGTTACATTCATGGCAGGCTTTCTCAATTACTGGGTTCCGGTGTACGAAAAGCAGAATGAAATGGATCATAGCAGGGAAGTACTGGGCAGTTTTACGGATATACAGATGAAAATTGATAATATTGATCATTTTCCAGTAAGGATTCCTATAGACGTAGGTACTAACAGTATTTTCTATCTGTCCGGTACTCGAACTTATGGTGAACTGGAAGTTAATGAAAGCGATTACTGGATTACAATAACCTCTGAAAATTTCAATGGGAATGGGAACAGCAATGGCAATGTAGATAATGATTTTACTCAAATATCTAATTGGGAAAATTTAGCAGAAATGAGTCTTGATGGGAATTATATTCTAATGAATGATTTAGACGAAAACACAGATGATTATGAAGATTTTGGTGAAGATTGGACTCCTATTGATAATTTTGATGGTACTTTTGATGGCAATGGCTATACTATAACTGGGCTGACAATCACGGCAACAGGCAATGGCAATGAATTAGGCCTTTTTGGTTCTGCTAATGGCAATGCAGTAATTAAGAATGTTGAATTATTAAATATTAATATTAATTTGACTGGACAAGCTGGTAGTCAGGCTTCTAATAATAACAATATTGGTGGTCTGATAGGAACCAATTCTGGAACGATTGAGAATTCAAGTTCAAATGGTTCTATAAATATTCATGCCTCCGGCGGTGGTTCTAATAATAACAACGTCGGTGGTTTGGTCGGATTGAATACAGAAGATGGAATAGTTATTAATTCAGAATCAACTGTTAATCTTGATAATATTAATTTGGGTGGGGGTAATAATGAAATCGGTAACCCAATCGGAAATAACAAAGGTGAGATTATAGATAATGGTAACAATAACGGTAATAACGACGACCCAATTCAAGAAGAAGTTGAAATTTTCAGTGCAGGTTCCATTAGCTTAACTTCTGATTACAATTCACTGGTAAACCAAAAGTACATTTATGCACAGGGTTCAATCATATTGGAACAAGATGAAGGTGGTGTGTTATGGGAAGAACCATTACTAAGATACAATCATTCCAGCCAGACAATTTACATCCGACTTGTGGAAATTGAAGGTAATCGTGTTTCATATGGCAATTTTAAAGATAGTTTAAGAATCACCTTAATTGATAGAAAAACAAGTGCATTAAGTCCTGCAAGTGATGGTGAGATAAAAATTCAATATAAAGAGAATGATCTGTGGAATAAGGCATTTGAAGATTTCTTTAATAATATTCCAGGAAATACTTATTCACCAGGTGAAATTATCATACACTCTGAGAACTTGAATCTGATTGTAGAAAAAATAGTGATTGAAGTACAATAAACGGCTGATAGATGTATGGTCAATGAATTCGGGCTGTGTCATTGAGTATGTTTCAAAAAGCGTTTCATTTTTGAGACTAAAAAGATAGATTTAATTTTCAGCTATCTGGACTGTATTGATACTCTATTTATACCTGATAATAACCTTCTGTAGCTTTTACAGAAAACCTTAAATCCGTGTTTGTGTTTGCATATGCAGGTGATTATCATTAAAGCAAGAATAGAAACTGATAAAGGAAATATTGATCTTGAACTGTTCGAGAAGGATGCGCCAAATACAGTGGCAAATTTTGTTAAGCTTGCAGAATCTGGATTCTATGACGGGCTGACGTTCCACCGTGTTATTTCTGATTTTGTGATTCAGGGCGGGTGCCCAAAAGGTAATGGTACAGGTGGTCCGGGATATACCATCAAATGTGAGATCAATCAGAATAAACATGGTACAGGTGCCCTTTCGATGGCACATGCAGGAAAGGATACAGGTGGCAGCCAGTTCTTCATAACTCACTCTCCACAGCCGCATCTTGATGGTGTTCATACTGTATTTGGGAAGGTAATAAAGGGCATGGATGTGGTAAATCGCATACGCCCAGGCGATGTAATGAACAGAGTAACTATCACCAGGAATTGATCTGCCATCAGGGCTCAATACCCGGTCTTTTCATATTTTTTTATAGGCATTAAGTTCTCTTGCACATGATTCCAGTGTACCGGTTCCTGTTATGTCCGGCTCAGTTCCATTTTTAGTCATTGTGTCTGCTGTTTTTGGACCTATTGCAACAGTGATTATGTTTCGAAGATCATTTTCTGTAAGCCTGGAAGAGCTAAATGATTTTGAACTGGTGAATACCACTGCATCGACCTTTGAATTTGCAACAAGATCCTTTAGATCACTTCCTGCAGCTACAAGTTCATAACATATACCTTCAATCACCCTTGCTCCCAGATCCTCAAGTGACCTTATAAGTTCAGTGTTTGGGACGCCTGCCCTTGCAACACCTATGGTTTTACCCCAGGCTCTGCAATGAAGGTACTGTGAAAAATGTTCTGAGGAATATGCAGGAAGCATTTCTGTACTGAACCCATTTTCCCTGACGGAGCTGGCAGTTTCAGGACCTATACTGATGATTGTTATGCTGGTGTCCAGATGGTCGCATTCATTAAAAAAATATGTAACACCAAGTGAACTGGTAAAGATCAGATAATCTACCTGTGCCTTCTTGATCTCACCAAGCAGCCTTCTTAGAGATGATGGATCATCCGGTTTCTTTGAGCGGATTGTTGGTGTAAGGTATGCAGTATGTCCATATTCTGCAAATAAGCGGACAGTACCTTTGTCTTTTTCTTTAAGTTTTGTGACTGCAACTTTCATTCTCGCATGTATCCCTCTGCCAGGTCAATATTGACCTTCACAACAGCTTTGTTTGTATTGATATATGGGTATCCGTCGTATATCTCAGGGAGGCTGTCAGCGGACTTTTGATCTGTAATCACAACTCCCGCAGGTACATATCTTCCATCAGGGATGCTTACTCCAATGACTCCGGATTTTGGTTCAAGCACACAGCCCTTACCAACCCTTGCATTGAATACAAGGGATTGCATTGCAATGAAGGTATCATCTCCTATATAGGCAGGACCATGTACCTGTGACTGGTGGGCCAGAGATACTCTTTTTCCAACATAGACTGCATATTTATTGCCTTCATATTCTACAAGTCTTTCTTCAATAGGATTGCCCTGCTGGTCTGCAGCTTCAAGGGCATGTATGACCACCCCATCCTGCACATTGCTCATCTCATCTATAAGGAATGGTGTTCCTTCATCTGCTCTGATGCATGCATAAGGTGAAACCATCACCTTTGGTCCTATTGTGACATCGCCTATTAT
Above is a genomic segment from Methanosalsum zhilinae DSM 4017 containing:
- a CDS encoding peptidylprolyl isomerase, which gives rise to MQVIIIKARIETDKGNIDLELFEKDAPNTVANFVKLAESGFYDGLTFHRVISDFVIQGGCPKGNGTGGPGYTIKCEINQNKHGTGALSMAHAGKDTGGSQFFITHSPQPHLDGVHTVFGKVIKGMDVVNRIRPGDVMNRVTITRN
- a CDS encoding carbonic anhydrase, yielding MSEFSESRRKFNEPASNIMQNPSISCNRQCSTPEIDESACIHPMAAIIGDVTIGPKVMVSPYACIRADEGTPFLIDEMSNVQDGVVIHALEAADQQGNPIEERLVEYEGNKYAVYVGKRVSLAHQSQVHGPAYIGDDTFIAMQSLVFNARVGKGCVLEPKSGVIGVSIPDGRYVPAGVVITDQKSADSLPEIYDGYPYINTNKAVVKVNIDLAEGYMRE
- a CDS encoding type IV pilin; this translates as MLLKNSTDTISTTSPSRSCIRTSEHAVSDVVGTILMVTITVIMASLISMSVFAINPPPDVPQINYNVQNNGSLVDLVHMGGEPVEVSDLRFIHEGQEINISNISQINETGTWRIGTVISLDADTTRIVIVHIPSQELIR
- a CDS encoding uroporphyrinogen-III synthase; this encodes MKVAVTKLKEKDKGTVRLFAEYGHTAYLTPTIRSKKPDDPSSLRRLLGEIKKAQVDYLIFTSSLGVTYFFNECDHLDTSITIISIGPETASSVRENGFSTEMLPAYSSEHFSQYLHCRAWGKTIGVARAGVPNTELIRSLEDLGARVIEGICYELVAAGSDLKDLVANSKVDAVVFTSSKSFSSSRLTENDLRNIITVAIGPKTADTMTKNGTEPDITGTGTLESCARELNAYKKI
- a CDS encoding GLUG motif-containing protein translates to MRSLKDDDSAVSVVIGTVLILAILVTFMAGFLNYWVPVYEKQNEMDHSREVLGSFTDIQMKIDNIDHFPVRIPIDVGTNSIFYLSGTRTYGELEVNESDYWITITSENFNGNGNSNGNVDNDFTQISNWENLAEMSLDGNYILMNDLDENTDDYEDFGEDWTPIDNFDGTFDGNGYTITGLTITATGNGNELGLFGSANGNAVIKNVELLNININLTGQAGSQASNNNNIGGLIGTNSGTIENSSSNGSINIHASGGGSNNNNVGGLVGLNTEDGIVINSESTVNLDNINLGGGNNEIGNPIGNNKGEIIDNGNNNGNNDDPIQEEVEIFSAGSISLTSDYNSLVNQKYIYAQGSIILEQDEGGVLWEEPLLRYNHSSQTIYIRLVEIEGNRVSYGNFKDSLRITLIDRKTSALSPASDGEIKIQYKENDLWNKAFEDFFNNIPGNTYSPGEIIIHSENLNLIVEKIVIEVQ